One Leopardus geoffroyi isolate Oge1 chromosome B1, O.geoffroyi_Oge1_pat1.0, whole genome shotgun sequence DNA window includes the following coding sequences:
- the SFRP2 gene encoding secreted frizzled-related protein 2, translated as MPQGPGSLLLLVLASHCCLGSARGLFFGQPDFSYKRSNCKPIPANLQLCHGIEYQNMRLPNLLGHETMKEVLEQAGAWIPLVMKQCHPDTKKFLCSLFAPVCLDDLDETIQPCHSLCVQVKDRCAPVMSAFGFPWPDMLECDRFPQDNDLCIPLASSDHLLPATEEAPKVCEACKNKNEDDNDIMETLCKNDFALKIKVKEITYINRDTKIILETKSKTIYKLNGVSERDLKKSVLWLKDSLQCTCEEMNDINAPYLVMGQKLGGELVITSVKRWQKGQREFKRISRSIRKLQC; from the exons ATGCCGCAGGGCCCTGGCTCGCTGCTGCTGCTCGTCCTCGCCTCGCACTGCTGCTTGGGCTCCGCGCGCGGGCTCTTCTTCGGCCAGCCCGACTTCTCCTACAAGCGCAGCAACTGCAAGCCCATCCCGGCCAACCTGCAGCTGTGCCACGGCATAGAGTACCAGAACATGCGGCTGCCCAACCTGCTGGGCCACGAGACCATGAAGGAGGTGCTGGAGCAGGCGGGCGCCTGGATCCCGCTGGTCATGAAGCAGTGCCACCCAGACACCAAGAAGTTCCTGTGCTCGCTCTTCGCCCCGGTCTGCCTCGATGACCTGGACGAAACCATCCAACCGTGCCACTCTCTCTGCGTGCAGGTGAAGGACCGCTGCGCTCCAGTCATGTCCGCCTTCGGCTTCCCCTGGCCAGACATGCTCGAGTGCGACCGTTTCCCCCAGGACAACGACCTCTGCATCCCCCTCGCGAGCAGCGACCACCTCCTGCCGGCCACCGAGGAAG CTCCAAAGGTATGTGAAgcctgcaaaaataaaaatgaggatgaCAACGACATAATGGAAACTCTTTGTAAAAATGATTTTG cactgaaaataaaagtgaaggaGATAACCTACATCAACAGAGATACCAAAATCATCCTGGAGACCAAGAGCAAGACCATTTACAAGCTGAATGGTGTGTCTGAAAGGGACCTGAAGAAGTCGGTGCTGTGGCTCAAAGACAGCTTGCAGTGCACCTGCGAGGAGATGAATGACATCAATGCGCCCTATCTGGTCATGGGACAGAAGCTGGGCGGGGAGCTGGTGATCACCTCAGTGAAGCGgtggcagaaggggcagagagagttcaAGCGCATCTCCCGCAGCATCCGCAAGCTGCAGTGCTAG